In Polynucleobacter arcticus, the following proteins share a genomic window:
- the tatB gene encoding Sec-independent protein translocase protein TatB codes for MIDLGVSKLALIAVVALVVVGPERLPKIARMAGNLFGRAQRYMADVKSEVSRQMDVEEFKKLREESTSALKDVENSIQSTVQEAKANLSDQADIFEHSYTRAPLDEKEVLGKSIRQGRKSWGVRRAARPVWFKRSTGMRTQVQSGAARMKRFHHSANK; via the coding sequence ATGATTGATCTTGGAGTTTCAAAGCTTGCACTTATTGCAGTAGTTGCATTGGTGGTGGTTGGTCCCGAGCGCCTTCCGAAGATTGCCCGCATGGCAGGTAATTTATTTGGACGAGCGCAACGTTATATGGCAGATGTAAAGTCTGAAGTCAGTCGCCAGATGGACGTTGAAGAATTTAAAAAGCTGCGCGAAGAGAGTACTTCCGCATTAAAAGATGTAGAGAACTCTATTCAATCAACAGTCCAAGAGGCTAAAGCCAATCTGAGTGATCAAGCGGACATCTTTGAGCATAGTTACACGAGAGCTCCATTAGATGAAAAAGAAGTGCTTGGTAAGTCCATTCGCCAAGGCCGTAAGAGTTGGGGTGTGAGACGTGCAGCTAGGCCGGTTTGGTTTAAGCGCTCTACTGGTATGCGCACACAGGTGCAATCTGGTGCTGCTCGCATGAAGCGCTTTCATCACAGTGCCAACAAGTAA
- the tatC gene encoding twin-arginine translocase subunit TatC, protein MTENNSSEDSGLQESFLSHLYELRDRIIKSVIAIIAVFVCLVYWAPDIFHLFSQPLLDSLPSGGKMIVTDVTGSFFVPMKVTMLVAFIIALPVVMYQLWAFIAPGLYQHERKLIVPLVVSSYSLFLFGMAFAYFLVFPTVFEFMASYNAPLGAEMSTDIDKYLSFAMNTFLAFGLTFEVPVVVVVLVRMGMVSLEKLREIRPYVIVGAFVISAVVTPPDVLSQLLLAIPMTLLYELGLLIARFYVPKPSDDDTKEAEPKDAESKGADPQASA, encoded by the coding sequence ATGACTGAAAACAATTCATCAGAAGATTCGGGCTTACAAGAATCTTTCCTATCTCATTTGTATGAGCTGCGGGATCGTATTATTAAATCGGTCATAGCCATCATTGCGGTGTTTGTTTGCCTGGTGTACTGGGCCCCAGATATTTTTCATTTATTTTCACAGCCACTACTAGACTCATTGCCCTCAGGTGGAAAAATGATTGTGACGGATGTCACTGGATCATTCTTTGTGCCCATGAAGGTCACGATGTTGGTTGCTTTCATCATTGCTCTGCCGGTAGTGATGTATCAGCTTTGGGCATTTATTGCTCCTGGCTTATATCAACATGAGCGCAAGCTAATCGTGCCCTTAGTGGTGAGTAGCTACAGCCTCTTTTTATTTGGAATGGCGTTCGCTTACTTTTTGGTATTTCCTACTGTTTTTGAATTCATGGCCAGTTATAACGCACCACTGGGTGCGGAAATGTCCACTGACATCGATAAGTATCTAAGCTTTGCGATGAACACCTTCCTGGCATTTGGACTTACTTTTGAAGTTCCAGTTGTCGTCGTTGTCTTGGTTCGGATGGGTATGGTTTCTCTAGAAAAGCTCAGAGAGATTCGCCCTTATGTAATTGTGGGTGCCTTTGTGATCTCTGCTGTCGTGACGCCACCCGATGTGCTTTCTCAATTACTGCTGGCGATCCCAATGACTCTTCTCTATGAGTTAGGCTTACTAATAGCCCGCTTCTATGTGCCGAAGCCCTCTGACGACGACACAAAAGAGGCTGAGCCTAAAGATGCTGAATCTAAGGGTGCCGACCCTCAAGCAAGCGCTTGA
- the tatA gene encoding Sec-independent protein translocase subunit TatA codes for MGSFSIWHWLIVLVIVMLVFGTKKLRNMGADLGGAVKGFKDGMKTPEAAEEPKEQIQSAAASPEKTVDVHAKDVNK; via the coding sequence ATGGGTTCATTTAGTATTTGGCATTGGTTGATTGTTTTGGTGATCGTGATGTTGGTATTCGGTACCAAAAAATTGCGCAATATGGGTGCCGACTTAGGTGGCGCTGTTAAGGGCTTTAAAGATGGTATGAAAACCCCTGAGGCTGCTGAAGAGCCAAAAGAGCAGATTCAGAGCGCTGCCGCATCACCAGAAAAAACGGTGGACGTTCACGCTAAAGACGTTAACAAGTAA
- a CDS encoding histidine triad nucleotide-binding protein encodes MPHDPNCLFCKISQGTIPSQKVYEDEEIYAFNDINPAAPIHFLMIPKKHIPMLESAEAADAPLLGRMMELASRLAKEQGCRPGKEGGFRVVVNNGADGGQEVYHLHLHVMGGPRPWKK; translated from the coding sequence ATGCCTCACGATCCAAATTGCCTGTTTTGTAAGATTTCTCAAGGAACTATCCCATCCCAAAAGGTATATGAGGATGAAGAAATCTATGCATTTAACGATATCAACCCAGCTGCTCCCATCCATTTTTTGATGATTCCTAAGAAACATATCCCGATGTTGGAGTCTGCCGAGGCGGCAGATGCGCCATTGCTAGGTAGAATGATGGAATTAGCGTCGCGTCTTGCCAAGGAGCAGGGTTGCCGTCCTGGAAAAGAGGGTGGCTTTAGAGTAGTAGTGAACAATGGTGCAGATGGTGGGCAAGAAGTTTATCACTTGCATTTGCATGTGATGGGCGGTCCGCGCCCCTGGAAAAAATAG